The following coding sequences are from one Microbulbifer sp. TB1203 window:
- the zorA gene encoding anti-phage ZorAB system protein ZorA has translation MTEINFFELLIPDFFAALTLNSAGIAAWFCMAIVLVLVISVLAVIRHFWRYRRRMRTLHRLLDGQSREQLAFKRRETRESAKEWDPKEVGPLWQEFDETLVLSPDSEQLFNTYDASHFFNNQTLASGLTGSRLLAAAPSFLVAIGVLGTFVGLTVGLNSLNLDSRSDIDTLRNGIDGLIAGAAMAFMTSVWGVAASLILNLFEKFTERQAIKGIVAIQHRVDFLYPRIPAEQSLVAIAEHSQHSREALQELHERIGDRLQEAVQGMSDSMQEALTNTLNSIMGPAIDSLVNHSQDQSTTALESLVTRFMKGMGEAGRSQSAMMDQAAARMEQSVGEMSGKLANLTEHLEEQQQRQREATDEQLQVLDQQVQRMAMVSNENQQAMVEQFQGMLAKLTEESGAIQRLAQERENARNEQLSGHVQAISESQSALLEGLSRSVTETQQQSSQMAEQHEVLMSKLEVISAAMDSSSQHMDSTANQLGLLGTKVESANRVLGDRIDGLAQRLAETSEHNQRIAQQFQEQLGALTQLQQQMSDAVAAYRDAAHMTTQGFSELERHQKSWLESVRDEFTRLGHGLAQQVTGVEEQASKWLDAYAAQVNQQVTERMQEWNNQSVKYATEMSRLCDSLSSVLDELEARVA, from the coding sequence GTGACCGAAATTAACTTTTTTGAGTTGTTAATACCGGATTTTTTCGCCGCACTCACTTTGAACAGTGCCGGCATTGCGGCCTGGTTCTGTATGGCTATAGTGCTGGTGCTGGTGATATCCGTACTGGCGGTAATCAGGCATTTTTGGCGCTACCGGCGCCGCATGCGCACGCTGCACCGGCTCCTGGATGGGCAAAGCAGGGAGCAGTTGGCCTTCAAGCGCCGCGAAACCCGAGAGAGTGCAAAGGAGTGGGACCCGAAAGAGGTCGGCCCCTTATGGCAGGAATTTGATGAAACCCTGGTTTTGTCCCCTGACAGTGAACAGCTGTTCAATACTTACGACGCCAGCCACTTTTTCAATAACCAGACACTGGCCTCCGGTTTAACGGGAAGTCGCCTTCTGGCCGCCGCCCCCAGCTTTCTGGTGGCCATTGGCGTACTGGGGACTTTCGTTGGTCTGACGGTGGGGCTTAACAGCCTTAATCTCGATAGCCGCTCCGACATCGACACCTTGCGTAATGGTATCGATGGCCTGATTGCCGGGGCTGCGATGGCCTTTATGACGTCGGTGTGGGGTGTTGCCGCCAGCTTGATACTGAACCTCTTTGAGAAGTTCACCGAGCGCCAAGCGATCAAGGGCATCGTCGCAATCCAGCATAGGGTGGATTTTCTCTACCCCCGTATTCCTGCAGAACAATCCCTGGTAGCGATTGCCGAGCACAGCCAGCACAGCCGTGAAGCCCTGCAGGAATTGCATGAACGCATCGGTGACCGCCTGCAGGAGGCCGTTCAGGGCATGAGCGATTCCATGCAGGAGGCGCTGACCAATACCTTGAACAGCATCATGGGGCCAGCCATAGATTCCCTGGTTAACCATAGCCAGGATCAGTCCACAACGGCACTGGAGTCACTGGTAACCCGCTTTATGAAAGGTATGGGCGAAGCGGGTCGCAGCCAGAGCGCGATGATGGACCAGGCCGCTGCGCGCATGGAGCAATCCGTGGGAGAGATGAGCGGCAAACTGGCGAACCTCACCGAGCACCTGGAGGAACAGCAACAGCGGCAGCGTGAAGCCACCGACGAACAGCTGCAAGTACTCGACCAGCAGGTTCAGCGTATGGCAATGGTCAGCAATGAGAATCAGCAAGCCATGGTGGAACAGTTCCAGGGCATGCTTGCAAAGCTCACTGAGGAAAGCGGTGCCATCCAGCGCTTGGCCCAGGAAAGAGAGAATGCGCGTAACGAGCAGCTCAGCGGCCACGTACAGGCAATCTCGGAATCACAGTCGGCGTTACTGGAGGGGTTGAGCCGTTCGGTGACGGAAACCCAGCAGCAATCCAGCCAGATGGCGGAACAGCACGAGGTGCTCATGAGCAAGCTGGAAGTCATCAGTGCAGCTATGGACAGCAGCAGCCAGCATATGGACAGCACTGCCAACCAGCTCGGCCTGCTGGGCACCAAGGTGGAGTCCGCCAATCGCGTGCTGGGTGATCGAATTGATGGTCTCGCCCAGCGTCTGGCGGAAACTTCTGAGCATAACCAGCGGATCGCACAGCAGTTCCAGGAACAGTTGGGCGCACTGACGCAGCTTCAACAGCAGATGTCCGATGCGGTGGCGGCATATCGCGACGCCGCCCATATGACTACCCAAGGGTTCAGCGAGCTGGAGCGACATCAAAAAAGCTGGCTCGAATCGGTGCGCGACGAGTTCACCCGTCTAGGGCATGGGTTGGCGCAGCAGGTCACCGGCGTGGAGGAGCAGGCATCCAAGTGGCTGGATGCTTATGCCGCGCAGGTAAATCAGCAGGTTACAGAGCGCATGCAGGAATGGAACAACCAGTCTGTTAAATACGCCACGGAGATGAGCCGCCTCTGCGACTCGCTCTCCAGTGTGCTGGATGAGTTGGAGGCACGCGTCGCATGA
- a CDS encoding OmpA family protein, with protein sequence MRLGQKSLKAAVDEENPYWMSFSDIMSGLLVIFILASVILILQLMLKQQEFDEEVELLKRAEKVRETILVQAADELQRRGIRVQLNENKTLLRIPNYLLGFDSGSDEIKPEYRDTAYQIGDVLQSLIAVDDRADYLDTVFVEGHTDSRPFQRRSCGEKGNWCLSSFRAISLWLFWDSALPEGQRLSDMSNKTGDPLFSVSGYAASRPVVEDEVSEEDLSRNRRIDIRFTIRRPGSEEYEAVRDSVREVR encoded by the coding sequence ATGAGGCTGGGGCAGAAGTCACTCAAAGCGGCAGTGGATGAAGAGAATCCCTATTGGATGTCCTTTTCGGACATTATGTCGGGCTTGTTGGTGATCTTTATTCTGGCCTCAGTGATTTTGATTCTTCAGTTGATGCTAAAACAGCAGGAATTCGACGAGGAAGTCGAGCTGTTGAAGAGGGCTGAGAAAGTCCGGGAGACTATCCTTGTTCAGGCCGCCGATGAATTGCAACGCAGGGGGATCAGAGTCCAACTGAATGAAAACAAAACCCTGCTGCGCATTCCAAACTACCTGCTGGGGTTTGATTCCGGGTCCGACGAGATCAAGCCGGAGTACCGGGATACTGCCTACCAGATTGGCGATGTGCTGCAATCGCTGATTGCCGTCGACGATCGCGCCGATTACCTGGATACCGTGTTTGTGGAAGGCCATACAGACTCACGGCCCTTCCAGCGTCGCTCATGCGGGGAAAAGGGCAACTGGTGCCTGTCGTCCTTTCGGGCAATCTCGCTATGGCTGTTCTGGGATTCCGCACTGCCTGAGGGGCAGCGCCTGAGCGATATGTCCAATAAAACTGGCGACCCGCTCTTCTCGGTGAGTGGCTACGCTGCTTCGCGGCCGGTAGTGGAAGACGAGGTTAGCGAAGAGGATCTCAGTCGCAATCGACGCATCGATATCCGCTTTACTATTCGTAGGCCCGGCAGCGAGGAGTACGAAGCGGTGCGTGACAGTGTGAG
- a CDS encoding AAA family ATPase, producing MKLTRLRIEQVRQFRQALEITELEPGINLFVGPNESGKSTMVHAIRAAFFEKHKSSSVDDLQPWGDSSARPEIELAFQWQGSGWTLNKRFLKNKRCDLHIDHQHLSGDEAEERLAELLGYSFAGRGASKPEHWGIPGLLWVQQGDVQEIHNSVSYAGDYLQTALGRSLGEIASSSGDALIGQVEKARGQLLTNTGRETGEYKALIAQCDKKDAELAELRQKITQYREQVDHLGNLRKQQQDIDAPRPWQAQRQQAEKAGEQLAEVKRWQAEQEREEQALRQCRQEQALHRQQLRDFQNQANQLAEREKDKQATAEALEDIGARGPRLQAQLKQAKQQYDAAVALYQQARQQSARQALQKEYDQRIENLKQQQDTLQQARDCQAELQKSREKYQAIALDKDSLARLRQVEQQLNELRIRQQTLATRLHYALENGQTITVGQNTVSGTGEALLLETTNIAIPGIGSLRLEPGGTDVAELRRQQQELESDRQSLLQQLDIPSLEDGEKRAEDSQMLNRQIDHLQLRLDSLAPKGVDALSAQVTLLEQQRDAHAEKLKDMPEHNPDLPDEAAAESERDRAHENLKAIEQAHTEHKRELGLAEQAQATALREWQLLNDQLQAPDRKAREQRANDALADLNAEAAKLQRNLEERQQQIDEANPDILQQDVERFTRSADAMEKAAGERSRSIERLEVELDALGAQGLEEKYAALRQETERLQRRRDELARHARALDLLLNLLRDKRQALTRQLQAPLQKHLNHYLKLLFPGASLSVDENLIPTSLTRTVNGGGEERGEVTALSYGAREQMGLISRLAYADLLHEAGKPTLVMLDDALVHSDANRLVQMKRILFDAAQRHQILLFSCHLENWQDLGVSPRDMQALKVNAA from the coding sequence ATGAAACTCACTCGTCTGCGCATCGAGCAGGTCAGGCAATTCCGGCAAGCGTTGGAAATCACCGAACTGGAGCCGGGTATCAATCTCTTTGTCGGCCCCAATGAATCCGGCAAAAGCACCATGGTGCACGCCATTCGAGCGGCCTTCTTTGAAAAGCACAAATCCAGCAGTGTCGATGATCTGCAGCCCTGGGGGGACTCTTCCGCCAGACCGGAAATTGAGCTGGCTTTCCAGTGGCAGGGCAGTGGCTGGACTCTTAATAAGCGTTTTCTCAAAAACAAACGCTGCGATCTGCACATCGACCACCAACACCTCAGTGGCGATGAAGCGGAAGAGCGCCTGGCGGAGCTGCTGGGGTACAGCTTTGCCGGGCGCGGGGCCAGCAAACCGGAACACTGGGGAATTCCGGGCCTGTTGTGGGTGCAGCAGGGTGACGTCCAGGAAATCCATAACTCGGTCAGCTACGCCGGCGACTACTTGCAAACCGCCCTTGGCCGCAGCCTGGGTGAAATCGCCAGCAGCAGCGGCGATGCTCTTATCGGCCAGGTGGAAAAGGCGCGTGGCCAACTGCTCACCAACACCGGCCGGGAAACCGGTGAATACAAAGCGCTTATCGCCCAGTGTGATAAAAAAGACGCGGAATTGGCTGAGCTGAGACAGAAAATCACCCAATACCGTGAGCAGGTAGATCACCTTGGCAACCTGCGCAAACAGCAGCAGGACATCGATGCCCCCCGTCCCTGGCAGGCCCAACGCCAGCAAGCCGAAAAGGCCGGCGAGCAACTGGCGGAAGTTAAACGCTGGCAGGCCGAACAAGAACGGGAAGAACAGGCGTTGCGGCAATGCCGGCAGGAACAGGCATTGCATCGCCAGCAGTTGCGGGATTTTCAGAACCAGGCCAACCAACTGGCCGAACGGGAAAAGGACAAACAGGCGACGGCCGAGGCCCTGGAAGACATAGGTGCCCGCGGGCCTCGCCTGCAGGCGCAATTGAAACAGGCAAAGCAGCAATACGATGCAGCGGTTGCTTTGTACCAGCAGGCCAGGCAGCAGTCCGCCCGGCAGGCCCTGCAAAAAGAATATGACCAGCGCATTGAAAACCTGAAACAGCAACAAGACACCCTGCAACAGGCTCGCGATTGCCAGGCCGAGCTGCAGAAAAGCCGCGAGAAGTACCAGGCTATCGCCCTGGACAAAGATAGCCTGGCCAGACTGCGGCAAGTGGAGCAACAGCTGAACGAGCTGCGTATCCGGCAACAGACCCTGGCAACCCGCCTGCACTATGCCCTGGAAAACGGCCAGACCATCACTGTCGGCCAGAACACCGTCAGCGGTACCGGCGAAGCCCTGCTTTTGGAAACCACCAATATTGCCATCCCCGGTATCGGTAGCCTGCGCTTGGAGCCAGGCGGTACCGATGTGGCGGAACTGCGGCGGCAACAACAGGAGTTGGAAAGTGATCGGCAAAGCCTGTTGCAGCAACTGGACATCCCCAGCCTGGAAGACGGAGAAAAACGGGCTGAAGACAGCCAGATGCTGAATCGGCAGATCGACCACCTGCAACTGCGCCTGGACAGTCTGGCCCCCAAAGGCGTGGATGCCCTGTCTGCCCAGGTGACTCTGCTGGAACAGCAACGGGATGCCCATGCGGAAAAACTCAAGGACATGCCGGAGCACAACCCGGACCTGCCGGATGAAGCCGCCGCAGAATCAGAACGTGACCGGGCCCATGAAAACCTCAAGGCCATTGAGCAAGCCCATACCGAACACAAAAGGGAGCTGGGCCTGGCGGAGCAGGCGCAGGCAACTGCCCTGCGCGAATGGCAGCTACTCAATGACCAGCTCCAGGCCCCGGATCGTAAAGCGCGCGAGCAGCGCGCCAATGACGCCCTGGCCGATTTGAACGCCGAGGCGGCTAAATTGCAGCGCAACCTGGAAGAGCGGCAGCAACAGATCGACGAGGCCAACCCCGATATTCTCCAGCAGGACGTGGAGCGCTTTACCCGCTCAGCCGACGCCATGGAGAAAGCCGCCGGTGAACGCAGCAGGTCCATAGAGCGCCTGGAAGTGGAACTCGACGCCCTGGGGGCCCAGGGCCTGGAGGAGAAATATGCCGCCCTGCGACAGGAAACCGAGCGCCTGCAGCGCCGCCGTGATGAACTGGCCCGCCATGCCCGTGCCCTGGACCTGCTGCTCAACCTGTTGCGCGACAAACGCCAGGCCCTCACCCGGCAATTGCAGGCGCCCCTGCAAAAACACCTGAATCACTACCTGAAACTGTTGTTCCCCGGTGCCAGCCTCAGCGTGGACGAAAATCTCATCCCTACCAGCCTCACCCGCACGGTAAATGGCGGTGGGGAAGAGCGAGGTGAAGTCACTGCCCTCAGCTACGGAGCGCGGGAACAAATGGGGCTGATCAGCCGCCTCGCCTATGCAGACCTGCTTCACGAAGCCGGCAAGCCCACCCTGGTTATGCTGGATGACGCCCTGGTGCACAGCGACGCCAACCGCTTGGTGCAGATGAAACGGATCTTGTTCGATGCCGCCCAGCGTCACCAGATCCTGTTGTTCTCCTGCCACCTGGAAAACTGGCAGGACCTGGGTGTCAGCCCCCGCGATATGCAAGCACTCAAGGTAAACGCTGCATGA
- a CDS encoding Eco57I restriction-modification methylase domain-containing protein, with protein MNHIGLINENEFYSDHYLSEIFAGDVKDVLAAWQQREDESRALAKSKGEKPAQYSGYRTPHALLSGIGRELLQRLEDSERLRQPQERLTAVRSLCRRLLEVLELPCQPRSHTCEDGTELPLIGALNNADGTPLLWILEALPAQQEEQDIDPLTCTLQPEQVELETALRRNGARPDWQKLLSTQIFSLPQPPRWVLLVSPRQWLLLDRSKFAQHRLLRFDWVELLSRRETDTLKAVSVLLHRDSLLDHQGQALLDTLDENAHKHAYGVSEDLKYALRECIELLGNEAARQLEARAQQQKKSIYAGREALDPAELSLEALRYMYRLLFLFYIEARPELGYAPVSSETYLRGYSLEHLRELELIPLTSDAERNGRYFNDSLRMLFRLVNDGYEPRQDMLAAHSRQSGRDAFTIQALKSHLFDPDRTRLLNRVVFPNHLLQRVIQLMSLSRPAKGKKRRGRISYAQLGINQLGAVYEALLSYRGFFAREDLYEVKPAKDKWDPLGTGYFVNAEALSEYEGDEKVTTRDEASGKNKLLMHPKGSFIYRLAGRDRQKSASYYTPEVLTQSLVKYALKEVWKEQLDPLPDDAARAERLLQLNVCEPAMGSAAFLNEAINQLADKYLQLVQSARGERISQQDYAREKQKVKMYLADNNVFGVDLNPVAVELAEVSLWLNALSADRFVPWFGLQLHNGNSLIGARREAFKKEQLAHSKDGSWLKSAPLRLPLKVKQGEEADLAGHIWHFLLPDSGMANYTDKDVKALYKEQIKRIADWRKQFTKPFARDDIARLEVLSQRVDELWREHAASQARLRLRTTDPYAILGHVASGEASSLSFKDQVLDQELLASQMESAGSYRRLKLAMDYWCALWFWPIDQAGQLPSREQWLQELENLLLADVVDTRRVNEQVTLFEAAPGDNPEQGRRFTNKYGAINLKALFSAFPRLQAANAIAEQRKFFHWELTFADIFQRNGGFDLILGNPPWLKVEWSSGDVLGDAEPLFVIRKMTAPQLVKLREETFERLPGLKRQWIGEYEESEGAQNFLNAQVNYPSLRGVQTNLYKCFLPRAWANGSNRGVSGFLHPEGVYDDPKGGGFRRALYPRLRAHFQFINETKLFAEVHNQTLFSINVHGPKNEVGFFHVSNLFIPQTLDVSFNHNGDGEVPGIKEELELPDGRIKVKWCFEGHQDRVLTVSETELGLFARLYDEAGTDALEARLPALHARQLIAVLEKFAAQPRRLGDLKGEYLSLEMWHETNAQNDGTIKRETRFPENPEQWVLSGPHFFVGNPFYNTPRAICNSNKAYDSLDLTTLPDDYLPRTNYVPACDADTYRARTPTVPWTEAGESGPKRVTEYYRFISREMLSQSGERTLAGTLIPKGPGNIHTCIQQVFARNEDLIEFFITAISLPVDFQVKSTGAGHANKSVIAKFPIIEFADEIKVRAVVRALSLVSVINHYADLWQSNYQPKFRQQRWSIPTDSDHPGAQALPQRFFSELTQDWQRDCALRSDYARRQALLEIDVLVAQALDLTLDELLTIYRVQFPVMRQYEADTWYDQNGRIVFTPSKGLVGVGLPRKARKSDLRDGIHYAIHAGGRSEQGIALGWEEIKDLPSGTVSKTFMDDTLPGGPTERTIVFEAPFFKPDRDQDYRLAWIFFEEQEGRAGSVEARLAEALGTE; from the coding sequence ATGAACCATATCGGCCTGATCAACGAAAACGAATTCTACTCGGACCACTACCTGTCCGAGATCTTTGCCGGTGATGTAAAAGACGTACTGGCCGCCTGGCAGCAGCGCGAGGATGAATCCCGGGCACTGGCCAAGAGCAAAGGCGAAAAGCCGGCCCAGTACAGCGGCTACCGCACCCCCCACGCGCTGCTGTCCGGTATCGGCCGCGAATTGCTGCAGCGGCTGGAAGACAGCGAGCGGTTGCGTCAGCCCCAGGAGCGGCTCACTGCCGTGCGCAGCCTCTGCCGTCGCCTGCTGGAGGTTTTGGAACTCCCTTGCCAGCCCCGCTCCCATACCTGTGAAGACGGCACCGAGCTGCCCTTGATTGGGGCACTGAACAACGCCGATGGCACACCGCTACTGTGGATTCTGGAAGCCTTACCTGCCCAGCAGGAAGAGCAAGATATTGATCCGCTCACCTGCACCCTGCAGCCGGAACAGGTCGAGCTGGAGACCGCCCTCCGCAGAAACGGCGCCCGGCCAGACTGGCAGAAACTGCTCAGCACCCAGATATTCAGCCTGCCGCAACCCCCGCGCTGGGTCCTGCTGGTCTCCCCGCGCCAGTGGCTGCTCCTGGACCGCAGCAAATTCGCCCAGCACCGCCTGCTGCGTTTCGACTGGGTGGAACTGCTCAGCCGCCGCGAAACCGATACCCTCAAAGCCGTCAGCGTACTGCTGCACAGGGATTCCCTGCTGGACCACCAGGGCCAGGCCCTGCTCGACACCCTGGACGAAAACGCCCACAAGCACGCCTACGGCGTCTCCGAAGACCTGAAATACGCCCTGCGCGAATGTATCGAACTGCTGGGCAACGAAGCGGCCCGGCAACTGGAAGCCCGCGCCCAGCAGCAGAAGAAAAGTATCTACGCCGGCCGCGAGGCCCTGGACCCGGCGGAACTCAGCCTGGAAGCCCTGCGCTATATGTACCGGCTGCTGTTTCTCTTCTATATCGAGGCCCGGCCCGAGCTGGGCTACGCCCCGGTCAGCAGTGAAACCTACCTGCGCGGCTACTCCCTGGAACACCTGCGCGAGCTGGAGCTGATCCCACTCACCAGCGATGCCGAGCGCAACGGCCGCTATTTCAACGACAGCCTCAGGATGCTGTTCCGCCTGGTCAACGACGGCTACGAACCCAGGCAGGACATGCTGGCCGCCCACAGCCGCCAATCCGGCCGCGACGCCTTCACCATCCAGGCCCTGAAAAGCCACCTGTTCGATCCGGACCGCACCCGCCTGCTGAACAGGGTGGTCTTCCCCAACCACCTGCTGCAGCGCGTTATCCAACTGATGAGCCTCAGCCGCCCGGCCAAAGGCAAAAAGCGCAGGGGGCGCATCTCCTATGCCCAACTGGGCATCAACCAGTTGGGCGCCGTGTACGAGGCCCTGCTTAGCTACCGGGGCTTTTTTGCCAGGGAAGATCTCTACGAGGTGAAGCCGGCAAAAGACAAGTGGGACCCGCTGGGCACCGGCTATTTCGTCAATGCCGAAGCCCTGTCCGAATACGAGGGCGACGAGAAGGTCACCACCAGGGACGAGGCCTCCGGCAAAAACAAACTGCTGATGCACCCCAAGGGCAGCTTTATCTACCGGCTGGCGGGCCGCGACCGGCAGAAGTCCGCCTCCTACTACACGCCGGAAGTACTCACCCAGTCACTGGTGAAATACGCCCTCAAGGAAGTCTGGAAAGAACAGCTGGACCCACTGCCGGACGATGCCGCCCGGGCCGAGCGCCTGTTGCAGCTCAACGTCTGCGAGCCCGCCATGGGCAGCGCGGCCTTCCTGAATGAGGCCATCAACCAACTGGCGGACAAATACCTGCAACTGGTGCAGTCCGCCCGCGGTGAACGCATCTCCCAGCAGGACTACGCCCGCGAAAAGCAGAAAGTGAAAATGTACCTCGCCGACAACAATGTATTCGGCGTGGACCTGAACCCGGTGGCGGTGGAACTGGCCGAGGTATCGCTGTGGCTCAACGCCCTGAGCGCCGACCGCTTTGTGCCCTGGTTCGGCCTGCAACTGCACAACGGCAACTCCCTGATCGGCGCCCGCCGCGAGGCATTCAAAAAGGAACAGCTGGCCCACAGCAAAGACGGCAGCTGGCTCAAGAGCGCGCCCCTGCGTCTGCCTCTGAAAGTGAAGCAAGGGGAAGAAGCGGATCTGGCCGGCCATATCTGGCACTTCCTGCTGCCCGACAGCGGCATGGCCAACTACACGGATAAAGACGTCAAAGCCCTGTACAAGGAACAGATCAAACGCATTGCCGACTGGCGCAAGCAGTTCACCAAACCCTTTGCCAGGGACGATATCGCCCGCCTGGAAGTGCTGAGCCAACGCGTGGATGAACTCTGGCGCGAGCACGCCGCCAGCCAGGCCCGCCTGCGCCTGCGCACCACCGATCCCTATGCCATTCTCGGCCACGTCGCCAGCGGCGAGGCCAGCTCGCTTTCCTTCAAGGACCAGGTGCTGGACCAGGAACTGCTGGCCAGCCAGATGGAAAGCGCCGGCAGTTACCGCCGCCTGAAACTGGCCATGGACTACTGGTGTGCCCTCTGGTTTTGGCCCATCGATCAGGCCGGGCAACTGCCCAGCCGCGAACAGTGGCTGCAGGAGCTGGAAAACCTGCTGCTGGCGGATGTAGTGGATACCCGCCGCGTCAACGAACAGGTCACCCTGTTTGAGGCGGCGCCCGGCGACAACCCGGAGCAGGGCAGGCGCTTTACCAATAAGTACGGCGCCATCAACCTCAAGGCCCTGTTCAGCGCCTTCCCGCGCCTGCAGGCCGCCAATGCCATTGCCGAACAGCGCAAGTTCTTCCACTGGGAACTGACCTTCGCCGATATCTTCCAGCGCAACGGTGGCTTCGACCTGATTCTGGGGAACCCGCCCTGGCTCAAGGTGGAGTGGAGCAGCGGTGATGTGTTGGGTGATGCTGAGCCGCTGTTTGTCATTCGTAAAATGACCGCGCCGCAATTGGTCAAGTTGCGGGAGGAGACCTTTGAGCGGCTGCCGGGGCTCAAGCGGCAGTGGATCGGGGAGTACGAGGAGTCGGAAGGGGCGCAGAATTTTCTGAATGCGCAGGTGAACTATCCCTCGCTACGCGGTGTACAGACCAATCTCTATAAATGCTTCCTGCCCCGGGCCTGGGCCAATGGCAGCAACAGGGGTGTCAGCGGTTTTCTGCATCCGGAAGGGGTCTATGACGATCCCAAGGGCGGTGGATTCCGGCGTGCCCTGTATCCGCGCTTGCGGGCGCATTTTCAGTTTATCAATGAAACCAAGCTCTTTGCCGAGGTCCACAACCAAACACTGTTTAGCATTAATGTGCATGGCCCGAAAAATGAGGTTGGATTTTTTCACGTATCCAATCTGTTTATACCGCAAACGCTGGATGTCTCTTTCAATCACAACGGTGATGGTGAAGTTCCGGGCATTAAAGAAGAACTGGAACTTCCCGATGGCCGCATCAAGGTCAAATGGTGCTTCGAAGGGCACCAGGATCGTGTGCTGACGGTTTCGGAAACCGAACTAGGGCTCTTTGCGCGCTTGTACGATGAAGCGGGCACCGATGCACTGGAAGCCCGCCTGCCCGCCCTGCATGCCCGGCAGTTGATTGCGGTACTGGAAAAGTTCGCCGCCCAGCCGCGCCGGCTGGGGGACCTGAAGGGCGAATATCTGTCACTGGAAATGTGGCACGAAACCAATGCTCAGAACGATGGCACTATCAAACGGGAAACTCGCTTCCCGGAGAACCCGGAACAGTGGGTGCTGTCCGGCCCCCATTTCTTTGTCGGTAACCCCTTCTACAACACCCCGCGCGCCATCTGTAACAGCAACAAGGCCTACGATAGCCTCGACCTGACCACTCTACCGGACGACTACCTGCCGCGCACCAATTATGTGCCCGCCTGCGATGCCGATACCTACCGCGCCCGCACCCCCACCGTCCCCTGGACCGAAGCAGGCGAAAGCGGGCCCAAACGGGTGACGGAGTATTATCGGTTTATTAGTCGCGAAATGCTTAGTCAATCAGGAGAGCGGACGCTAGCCGGAACACTGATTCCAAAAGGCCCTGGGAATATTCATACATGTATCCAGCAGGTTTTCGCTCGGAACGAAGATCTGATTGAATTTTTCATTACAGCCATCTCGCTGCCAGTTGACTTCCAAGTTAAAAGCACAGGGGCAGGTCACGCTAATAAAAGCGTTATTGCAAAATTTCCGATTATCGAGTTTGCTGATGAAATTAAGGTTAGAGCTGTAGTCCGTGCTCTCTCTTTAGTATCTGTAATAAACCACTACGCCGACCTCTGGCAATCCAACTACCAACCCAAATTCCGCCAACAACGCTGGTCCATCCCCACCGACAGCGACCACCCCGGCGCCCAAGCCTTGCCACAACGCTTCTTCAGCGAACTCACCCAAGACTGGCAGCGCGACTGCGCCCTGCGCTCCGACTACGCCCGCCGCCAGGCCCTGCTGGAAATCGACGTGCTGGTGGCCCAGGCCCTGGATCTGACCCTGGATGAGCTGCTTACCATCTACCGGGTACAGTTCCCGGTAATGCGCCAGTACGAAGCCGACACCTGGTACGACCAGAATGGCCGCATCGTCTTTACCCCCAGCAAGGGCCTGGTGGGCGTCGGCCTGCCGCGCAAGGCCAGAAAATCCGACCTGAGAGACGGCATCCACTACGCCATCCACGCCGGCGGCCGTAGCGAACAGGGCATCGCCCTGGGCTGGGAGGAGATCAAAGACCTGCCATCCGGCACCGTCAGCAAAACCTTTATGGACGACACCCTGCCCGGTGGCCCCACCGAGCGCACCATCGTCTTTGAGGCGCCGTTCTTCAAACCGGACAGAGACCAGGACTATCGCCTCGCCTGGATATTTTTTGAGGAACAGGAAGGGCGCGCGGGCAGCGTCGAGGCCCGCCTGGCAGAGGCACTGGGTACCGAATAA